GCACCCGTAGTTTCACTTCGGACTTCATAACAACCCGCCCTTCTCGTCGCGGCTGCTGCATCAGAAGCCGTAGGCCGACGGCGTTCTCCGGCCGCAGCCGCGAGCTCGACACCTCTGCATTGGCTCCACCAAACTCATTACTGGCCTCACTGCACTCTTCCCCTA
Above is a genomic segment from Ananas comosus cultivar F153 linkage group 15, ASM154086v1, whole genome shotgun sequence containing:
- the LOC109721337 gene encoding uncharacterized protein LOC109721337 isoform X2, encoding MLQRASSIFYIGEECSEASNEFGGANAEVSSSRLRPENAVGLRLLMQQPRREGRVVMKSEVKLRVLPESNENARQDHKSFQRMGFLKACFLCHKELSLQKDVFMYK